A stretch of DNA from Juglans microcarpa x Juglans regia isolate MS1-56 chromosome 5D, Jm3101_v1.0, whole genome shotgun sequence:
ATAAATCATTTCAAGCAACcctattcttttataaaaatttgatctTAATGCCCAAGGGTGGATACATAaaattgtatgtaaaattatcaaTTCCTATCAACTTTGGTCCAAACATTCATGGAGTTCAAAGCTGCAGTCTGCAGACACTCGACAGACAAATAAACTCAACAAATGTTAGTCCAGATCTAGAATGTAAAAAGCACTCTTGTTGATATTTTAGACACTGACAAATCTGGCTTAGTTGGTAATATATTTGATGTGAACATAAGCCCCCGTGGTGAATTAGACGAACAATTTTCAGCCCTTTCAGGTAGAATAAGCATGGAGTAGGAGCAATGCCAAAAGGTTCAAAAAAAAGTTTAACTAATCTTGGCTGGGGTTTAGTTGTTAGTCATAATCATGCTGTTAGAGTTGTTGAGCCTACTTAATCTGAAAACCAACCTAAAAGAAATGACATAGTAATTCGTATCGATAACTAAATTCCCCAAGTCAAATTTATAATCCCCACCAAAAGCAAAGCAAAACTAGACTAAAAAACCTCTAAAGCCTGGTTTAGTTTCTTAAACctttcaaaccatctcatctcattttatctcatctcaatatctaaacatcatttaaacataaacatttttcaatttcaaattttcaattttttcattaaatcattacctaatcatttcaactttctcaaactttaaaataaaacacaaaaaataataagaaatgatatttacaatcgtgagtGTACAAGCGTCgcataatctttttgaaaaaaaatgagtaaatataagacccatatgaaaaaaaaaattaatttttttaatagtagacctcattctttttcaaaaagattacacGACGCTTGTATACTCCacgactgtatctaacattactaaaagatattttaactttttcaaatctcaaaataaaaataatattaagaaattatattcttttaattttataattttttttattcaactttttttttcttttttaccaaaaatttataaaaatcttaactcaaataatttcacaattattcacaaattatttttatactattaataaattatcttattactatttataaatttcttatttcatctcatctatataacAGCAAGATCTAAGACTTAACGGATAGGTTGATTATTTGAGGCCCAACCTTGACTTTGGAATGAAGGTGAAGAGTGCTCAAGAAGAAGCTCCACTGGGCCTGGACCTCCCTCCCAAACTTTTGTagggctttttattttttaagcaatgcctccaatgaatttaaaaaaaataatatttgtaatcataaaatatgtaaaatgtcgtgtatttttttaaataaataaacaaataaatataagatttatataaaaattatttttttaattatatgccttattcttttgtaaaaaagaataataattctTAATTACATctaacattattaattaatttaattgttaaaaTCAGAAAGTCACAACAGGTATGGCGCATTCTTTGAGTTTCActgatttatatatttctattctgtttggatgttgaagtgagttgagttgagatgacaaaatattgttaaaatattattttttaatattagtattattttgaaatttaaaaaagttgaattgtttattatattttgtgttggaatttgaaaaagttgtaatgataagttaagatgaattgagatatattgatgatccaaacgaatAAAAATTCACTGGTTTAGACCTTGCACACAATCTTTGCACCCTATTACTCGACCTTCTAGTTGGGGTTCATCGACGTTCGATTTCAGTACAACAATTCTCTACCCGGATCATCGGCTGGTACATGCCCATGTTTCAGTCGATTTCACACTTTTGTGTCTTGTTTCATCCCGTAAATGATCTCTTCCCATATCTTTGCACCATGAGAAATgctgtttttcattttaaaacttttcattCTTAATCACATGACTTGTTGATAGGTTACATTTTAATCATTGTTAATAAGTGAGTGACATatgaaactatttaaaatgtgtCGCATCAACAAGTGTAATTAATATTGACAAGATTTAACATAAAATGTAACATTACTAtacaaaaaataagataattattttacaagGTAAAGCTTAATTATTAGCCATATATACCACTTAAATCCCAGTTCCTTGCacgtgtttgtttatttttatttttatttttattttttatgatccgCATTTTTTGCATGTCCAGTGTAGATTGCACATATATTTCCTACCGTGTCTTGCAcacaagaggaagagaatgtaCTTATAATTACTCTTGATTTCTGATTTCAACATAATCCATTCCTTTTCCGTGTACTATACAGTTAATAACGTAGAAACCTACGTTATTGACGTAGAAACTTGGCACATCATTTAATAGggataaattaatttaaaataaacaacGTTACATGatccaaattccaaaatatcaaattttaaaataatagaaatttcaGAGTTCAGATGTTATTTCTCACGGGTCCACATCAAACATGAATATGGGATGTGGGAATCGTTAATGCTATTGAATATTGCTAGGGGGACCGAAAACCTTGCACCCAATGTAccgttttcttctcttttttaatgtttgtacgtgtgttttttttttttttaatactaaaaaaaatacacacaaatactatataaaaaaaagctaATGCCAATTACCAATCTTAAGAGCGCCTCGTGACCAAATCCTAtgtgcaagagagagtgagagacagaAGAAACAGTCTCCCCgtccctctctgtctctcccaCGTACAGGCGCACACTCAATCGATAGATCCAGTGTCAAACCAGACAAATAGGTAGCAGTGCTTCGATCAAAAGCAATGAAACCCTTGCCAATATTGAGTTTCCTATTAGTATTGTTGGTACAAGAAGCCTTTGGTTCCAGCATTGAGCGAGCACTGTTTCAGTTTAGAGAAAAAATCGACGGAAATTCAGTCTATTGTCCTACCGAACTAAATTTTTCATCGCCGGAGCCTTCAGCCAAGAAAAGGGTACGTTATTTTATGCATGGTCATTTAtttactttcttcatcatttgttgcgagtttctttatttgttttccttatAAATAATGTAGTGTTTATTAACTGGTTCTTCGACGTCTCTGTTTTTTACGAAATGTTTATGCTTTGAATGTACTGTGAAAGGATGGGAGAATTTTCTATCCAATTGGGTATGGAGCAGACCCAAGCGGGGAACAAGACAGCAGTGATGCCATACTGCAGGCCTTGGGAGATGCTGTCCAAATGCAAAGTGGGTTGGAGTTGCTGCCTGGCATTAGCGACTTCGGAGGTGTGACGATTCATTTGCAAGGTGGAGACTACAAAATCAGCAAACCGATAAGGTTCCCTTCATCTGGTGTTGGCAATGTCGTggtcagtctctctctctctctctctctctctctcaaaatctcAGCCTGCGATCGAGTCTGTTTTGCCGGGTGCGCATCAATTACCGATCTAAGACAGTGCCTAACCCCAGTTGGCTCCCTATTAACTAAATATCTCCAGGATGAAAGaaaaactttcaactttttttggAACGATCTTTGAACGAAGAacattctaataaaaaattatggcTTTAGGTTCTGTTCTggctttttccttctttctatAACAAATACGTACGCGATGAAATGAGGTTGCAGTTACGATATCGGATTTTcgtttttgttaaaattaaggAACTAATTATAGGAAGTAGGAAGGAGTTTACAAGTTTTCCTTAGAATCGAATGCACAGAAAGGATCagtatttaataaaaagataatttcttttctttttcatgatcTATGATCATTAGCTAATCAAACATCATGATTCATCTCACTCACGAGTCACCGTCcaaattgtttttgttttttgttttcactcttttttctttgtttaaggGGGTGCCGGAGTTTTTTAGGTGTTATTGTGACTCGTGCCTGTATGGGCCTCTGCCACGTTGCACTAATGTTTCAGCCTGTGTTCTGCCTTTCGTGCGTGAATGGTACTCATTGAACAGCGGAACGGAACCGTTCTTTTCGCCATTAAAACCCAcctttttagtttaaaaaaaaaaaaatatgacccTTTCCAACAATAGTTTATGATCCAACGGCATCCCTCTTGAAAACCCTCTTAAGAAGCGTTACGCTGCAAATCTATTATCTCGTTAACTTTCTTCTGAAATTTGTTAAAAGCAGAAGTCGTCAAAAGTGTAGCCTATCTTGCCGACAATGATGGATAAAGACAGAAGTTAACTTTCGGAGGATGCCGTTGTTTTGGTTGTTATGGTGGTCGTATTCTTCCGCCATAAACGtggatttaaataaaattaagattttgtcctttaaaaaaaaaaaaaactttcgaAGGATTTGAGATATGAAGTGTATATTTTAGGTATCGATTCCAGGAAATATTTGGCGTGAAAAATAGTTTAATTTGTCATTAAGTGTTGCCATTTTTTCCGAGTAAGTCGTTGGTTGCTCCTATTATCTTAGTCGCTTATAGGATTTTATGGTTTATGGAAAAATTAGGGGTAGGGCCTGTTTAGGGATGTACAATATTCTAGCTGGTAAACATTATGACTTGAACTTAGTAGCACCTTAGCTATAATATGTAGTCAAGGTCAAGCCTTTAGAATCTGCACTAGTCTAGTGTTGAATTTCTTTTGGCTTGAGGGAGTACTAATTCAGaccattatatttattttaacatgtttAGATGTACTTATGGTTTGGTTAACTCCACAATTTAGTTACTATCTCCCCCGATCATTTTGGATCACTAGGAATCTATAACAAGAGACCTCCTTTTCACTCAAAACAATTGTATTAAAGCAAGTAATATTGGCATGTTTAACTAGGTACGGGGAGGAACTTTGCGAGCATCGAATACATTTCCCGGTGATCGACATCTTATAGAACTATGGTCAGAGAATTCTCCGCAATCCGACCAGCTGCAGCTCCAAAGTAATGCATTCTACTATGAGGACATCACCTTCCGGGACATTCTCTTCGATTCAAGCTACCGAGGAGGAGGGATTCTCATTGTTGATTCAGTCAGAATCCGGGTAGACAATTGCTTCTTTCTCCACTTCACAACACAGGGAATTATAGTTAAAAGGGGCCACGAGACCTTCATTTCAAGCTGCTTTCTTGGACAACATTCAACAGCCGGTGGGGATAAAGATGAGAGGCATTTCTCAGGCACTGCCATTGATCTTAGCAGCAATGACAATGCAGTCACGGATGCTGCAATTTTCTCTGCAGCAATCGGCATTGTATTAAGAGGTCAGGCAAACATACTCACAGGAGTACACTGCTACAACAAGGCAACAAGTTTTGGTGGGATCGGAATATTGGTAAAACTGGCTGGATGCTCACAAACCAGGATAAGTAACTGTTACTTGGATTACACTGCTATAGTCATGGAAGACCCTGTACAAGTTCATGTCAGTAATGGGTTTTTCCTAGGGGACGCTAATGTGGTCTTAAAATCGATTAAGGGTCAAGTCTCTGGGTTGAATATTGTGGATAACATGTTTAGTGGGCGGGCTGGGAATATGGTACCAATAGTTCAATTAGATGGGAAATTCAATTACATCGATCAAGTGGTAATTGACAGGAACAATGTGAATGGAATGAGGTTGAAATCAACTGTTGGAAAACTAACAGTGGCCGGAAATGGGACGAGATGGGAGGCTAATTTCTCGTCGGTCTTGGTATTTCCCCACCGGATTAATAATCTGCAGTATTCATTGCACACTCGAGGAGAGCCTAAGTTTACAGCTCATGCAGTGACTGATGTGTCTAATAATGTGGTGGCTGTGGAGAGCGAGAAGGCCGTCAATGGGGTGGTCTCCATAATTGTTGACCAGCATAGTGATACTGGAGAAAAACACGTCTTCTGCATGTAAAGCTTATAGTTGTgctacttaattatatatacaataatgaTATATACGCGCGCGcacacgtatatatatacatatagaaatAAAGGATCAGATTGACAAGCCTATGATTTCTTCtgcttttagtttttcttcccaATTTATTGCTGACTTTGGTGCATTGAGCATGTCTCCTACTTTCTCTTTGGTTTTGTTCGCAGTCTAGCTTACGTATATAATAAGGTAATATTATTCACATGAAGAAATGGATATATAGTACGTCCTTACATGGCCATCTGTCCTAACAATCAAAccaattttaacaattttaaggCAAATATACAGGAGGCAGTACCCATCAAGGAATGGAGTCGTCGTTGCCATCAAGGAAACAACTTCTCTAGTTGAGTCCAGTTTTGCATAAGAATGCTCAGGATGAATAGGAGATGGTTTTGGTGCTCGAGAAGAAATGCTCAATAGTTCATTTCTCTACCGTCGAGTGTAATTTAGGAGTTTTCtcaaaagagaaatgctactaTGCCCCCTAATGTATACCACTTACTTTGCTCTCTTGATGTTCAGATCACTCGTCCAAACCCAATTAATCCTAGCAGTTTCGACAATCCTAACTCGTTCGTCCGTGATTTTTTTCaatctccaaacaaaattaaaccaagGAAACCAAAGCTTTTGGAGTCAGAATTCGAAGATGTATGTGAAGGAATCTTTACCAACCAAGAAGGAAGAGTTTCAATAGAGCCATCGATCCGGATATAGAACAGACCGTTCTTTGCTTGTCTAAAATAAGCAGCCCTTGGATCACTATCAACTTCCACAGTAATCtgcacaaattaattaatgacgcgtatagataaaaatacataaaaaaggATGAAGTTGCAACGATCGAGAAATCATCTACAAGAACAAAATACATAGAGAATTTCCAAAGGTTCACATAAAACAAAAGCCCCcctaaaaatagtattaaaaaaggTTCTAAAAAGACTATAGggaataaataatatattgccAACCCTATATGGGCAACTGAAATTATTAGCCTGAAATAGTTATCGAAAGCAATTTCCAAAAGAAACGTATTTTCCTCTCGCTTGATGTCTAAACATAGGAGTGCCAACTCGATCGAGCATATCTGTTCCATGGGATATCACCAAATCTCTAATATAATTAAGTGACATGTTAACCATGTGCCACGTCTGGCACAAACTGTTCTGACATGTTGACCATCGTAGTAGATATTACACAGCATTACATAGAATATTAGGTCTAAATTCTTACAGCAGAATCCCTTCACAAGAGCTTTGCCTCCACCATACATCTTTGCTAACGAGTTACTTCAAACAGGAAACTACTCTTCTTTCCTCACAGCATATATGAACATACTAATAACTGAACATGAAAGACCCATCTAAGCTTTGAACCGTTTTCCAAGCTCAAGTTTTCTTGTACCTGCCGAGTAGATCATTTGAGCAGGGGTTTACATATATTGCTACACATGAACAAGATCAATGCTCCATCCCATCCAGTATTGGAAAGAGCAGCTCATTTTTTGTCTTCGTTGTCATTgtaatgtttttcttcttcctcttcttcatcttcattttcatcttcatcagAGTCAGAGTCATCATAGAAAacatcaaattcttcatcataTATAAAACCCTTTAACTGTTGCCCCCTCAGCCGCTCTTGTATTCGGTCTTTGATAGCTGTTCCCTGACATAAGCCCAGAATAAATgttcagattaaaaaaaaaaaaaaaaaaaaaaactgaatggCTCTTCCCTGACACATGTACCAGCAATAGGTGTTtatagagagagacagagacagagacagagacagagacagagacagagacagagacggAGACAGAGGCAGAGCTGACCATTTTATGGCAACCTTCTTCAAACATCTCAAGAAATCCAGCAACCAGTCGATCAGCATTCTCCACCCATTCATTGCGATGAATCCTAGCAGTTTTCGCTACAGTTTGTATCTGCAAACTCACGGCACAAAAGAATTCCCATCATATTACAAGATGTTTGGCATTGAAAAGctggttttattctattttatctttaCAGGTATGGCATGGCACAGCAACCTTGAAAAGGGAGTGTGCGAGATGGTATTGTGTAGTCCAATTTGTAACATAAAagctaatactatattactatttaatcagtaacagaaaaataatactgCCGTCAAACAAGTCAAAGTTATTCCACAAATAGGACCAAAGCATGAGAATTGAGGCATTTTGAAGGAATAAATTGGAAGCTTAAGAtctaaatgttatttttaaaggTTGACTTGAACTCAACCTTTTATTCCAAAGAAAGTTCCATATGGCAAGCACTACGTATTACATTAGAGGGGGGATGCAGGTGATAATTTCGGTGCTG
This window harbors:
- the LOC121266621 gene encoding polygalacturonase QRT3; amino-acid sequence: MKPLPILSFLLVLLVQEAFGSSIERALFQFREKIDGNSVYCPTELNFSSPEPSAKKRDGRIFYPIGYGADPSGEQDSSDAILQALGDAVQMQSGLELLPGISDFGGVTIHLQGGDYKISKPIRFPSSGVGNVVVRGGTLRASNTFPGDRHLIELWSENSPQSDQLQLQSNAFYYEDITFRDILFDSSYRGGGILIVDSVRIRVDNCFFLHFTTQGIIVKRGHETFISSCFLGQHSTAGGDKDERHFSGTAIDLSSNDNAVTDAAIFSAAIGIVLRGQANILTGVHCYNKATSFGGIGILVKLAGCSQTRISNCYLDYTAIVMEDPVQVHVSNGFFLGDANVVLKSIKGQVSGLNIVDNMFSGRAGNMVPIVQLDGKFNYIDQVVIDRNNVNGMRLKSTVGKLTVAGNGTRWEANFSSVLVFPHRINNLQYSLHTRGEPKFTAHAVTDVSNNVVAVESEKAVNGVVSIIVDQHSDTGEKHVFCM